The Ranitomeya imitator isolate aRanImi1 chromosome 8, aRanImi1.pri, whole genome shotgun sequence genome window below encodes:
- the LOC138647096 gene encoding rab GDP dissociation inhibitor alpha-like isoform X2 — MEEEYDVIVLGTGLKECVLSGIMSVNGRKVLHIDQNNYYGGESASITPLEELYRRFNVIGPPEPMGRGREWNVDLVPKFLMANGQLVKMLLYTEVTRYIDFKVVDGSYVYKAGRIHKVPCTEEEALVSDLMGMFEKRRFRKFLLFVLNFVEHDVKTYQDIDPKRMTMREVYRKFDLGAEVMAFTGHALALYRTDDYLDQPCLETINRIKLYCESLAKYSKSPYMYPLYGLGELPQGFARLSALYGGIYMLNKPVDEILMEKGKVVGVKSEGEVAHCKQLICDPSYVPGQVKKIGQVIRVICILSHPIRNTNECTSCQIIIPQTQVNRKSDIYVCMVSCSHRVASDGKYVAIISTTVESENPESEILPALELLEPVDQKFLSLGHTMPPLTLRRPAMTLGTSFRG, encoded by the exons ATGGAGGAAGAGTATGATGTCATTGTGCTGGGAACGGGGCTCAAG GAATGTGTATTGTCTGGGATAATGTCTGTGAACGGTAGAAAAGTtttacacatagatcaaaacaactACTATGGAGGAGAAAGTGCATCAATCACACCCCTGGAAGAG CTTTATCGAAGGTTTAATGTGATTGGTCCACCAGAACCAATGGGCAGAGGCAGAGAATGGAACGTTGATCTTGTACCCAAATTTCTCATGGCCAAcg GTCAGCTGGTGAAGATGCTGCTATACACAGAAGTCACCAGATACATAGATTTTAAGGTCGTGGATGGAAGCTATGTGTACAAAGCTGGGAGAATCCACAAGGTGCCCTGCACGGAGGAGGAAGCCTTGGTCTCTG ATTTGATGGGAATGTTCGAGAAGAGACGTTTCCGCAAATTCTTACTATTTGTCTTAAATTTTGTTGAACACGACGTGAAGACTTATCAGGATATCGATCCCAAGAGAATGACCATGCGTGAGGTTTACAGGAAATTCGACCTTGGAGCAGAGGTGATGGCGTTCACAGGGCACGCGCTGGCATTGTACAGGACGGACGA CTACTTGGACCAACCATGTCTAGAGACCATAAACCGAATAAAACTCTACTGCGAGTCCCTGGCAAAATACAGTAAAAGTCCTTATATGTATCCTCTGTACGGGCTCGGAGAGCTGCCACAGGGTTTTGCCAG GCTGAGTGCTCTGTACGGTGGGATTTATATGCTCAATAAACCTGTGGATGAGATATTAATGGAGAAGGGGAAAGTAGTCGGCGTCAAGTCCGAGGGAGAG GTCGCGCACTGTAAACAGTTAATCTGTGACCCAAGTTACGTTCCTGGCCAAGTGAAGAAAATTGGACAAGTGATAAGAGTCATCTGCATCCTCAGCCATCCAATCAGGAACACCAACGAATGCACCTCTTGCCAAATCATTATTCCCCAGACGCAAGTAAATAGAAAATCAG ACATCTACGTGTGCATGGTCTCCTGCTCGCACCGCGTGGCATCAGACGGGAAATACGTGGCAATTATTAGCACAACGGTAGAAAGCGAGAATCCGGAGAGCGAGATTCTGCCGGCCCTGGAACTCCTGGAGCCTGTGGATCAGAA